GCAAGCTCGCCGCCGGGGCAACCTGGGTGCAGGCCAGCATCACTGGCAGCCAATTCGAAGGCCGCTATGAATGGGACGGCCACTGCGTCACCCCGTTTATCACCGGCCGCGCCTACATGACCGCCGACAGCACGCTGCTGATCGACGAGCAGGACCCTTTCGCCTGGGGCATCTGAGCCCTCTCTATTTGACTGAACGGAGTGAACACAATGAGCGACAACATCTTCACCGGTTGCATCCCCGCGCTGATGACCCCTTGCACCGCCACCCGCACCCCGGACTTCGACGCGCTGGTCGCCAAAGGCCGCGAATTGATCGAGGCCGGCATGAGTGCCGTGGTGTACTGCGGCTCCATGGGCGACTGGCCGCTGCTCACCGAAGCCGAGCGCCAGGAAGGCGTGGCGCGCTTGGTGGCGGCCGGTGTGCCGACCATTGTCGGCACCGGTGCGGTGAACAGCCGTGAAGCGGTGGCCCACGCCGCCCATGCGGCCAAGGTCGGCGCCCACGGCTTGATGGTGATTCCCCGCGTGCTGTCCCGTGGTGCGTCCGCCACCGCGCAAAAGGCCCATTTCTCGGCGATCCTCAAGGCCGCGCCAGAATTGCCGGCGGTGATCTACAACAGCCCGTACTACGGCTTCGCCACCCGCGCCGAGTTGTTCTTCGACCTGCGCCGTGAACACCCGAACCTGATCGGCTTCAAGGAGTTCGGCGGCGGTGCCGACCTGCGCTACGCCGCTGAACACATCACTTCCCAGGACGACAGCGTGACCCTGATGGTGGGCGTCGATACCCAGGTGGTGCACGGGTTCGTCAACTGCAACGCCACCGGCGCCATCACCGGTATCGGCAATGCCTTGCCACGGGAAGTGCTGCACTTGGTGGCCCTGAGCAAACAAGCGGCCAAGGGCGATGCCAAGGCCCGACGCCAGGCCCGTGAATTGGAGGCCGCGCTGGCGGTGTTGTCGTCCTTCGATGAAGGCTGCGACCTGGTGCTGTATTACAAGCACCTGATGGTGCTCAACGGCGACAAGGGCTACGACCTGCACTTCAATGAAACCGACGTGCTCAGCGATGCCCAGCGTCGTTACGTCCAAACCCAGTACGCGCTGTTTCGCCAGTGGTACGCCAACTGGTCGGCTGAGCAGAACCTTGACTGACTGTTTACCCGCCGCTGTGTTGCTCACAGCGGCCAACCCTCTTTATTCCAGGACGACCCCATGACTCTGACGGGCACGATGCTGATCGGTCAGCACTCCTTTTGCGGCAATCGCGACGCGATCCGGGCTATCAATCCGGCCACCGACATGCCCCTGGAACCCGCCTACGCCGGTGGCAACGCCGAACACGTCGCCCAGGCGTGCGCATTGGCCTGGGCTGCATTCGACGGCTATCGAGAAACCTCGCTGGAGCAGCGCGCTACTTTCCTTGAGACCATCGCCGCGCAGATCGAAGCCCTAGGCGATGCGTTGATCGACCGCGCTGTCGCCGAAACCGGCCTGCCACGCCCGCGTATCCAGGGCGAGCGCGGCCGTACCTGTGGGCAATTACGCAGCTTTGCCCGCACTGTTCGCGCCGGTGAATGGCTGGATGTACGGGTCGACACCGCGCAGCCGCAGCGTGCACCGCTGCCGCGCCCGGACCTGCGTCAACGCCACATCGCGCTGGGGCCGGTGGCGGTGTTTGGTGCCAGTAACTTTCCCTTGGCGTTTTCGGTGGCCGGTGGCGATACCGCCTCAGCGCTGGCCGCAGGCTGCCCGGTGATCGTCAAGGCCCACAGTGCCCATCCAGGCACCAGTGAACTGGTCGGTCAGGCGCTGACGCGGGCGGTCCGAGCGTGTGGCTTGCCTGACGGTGTGTTTTCACTGCTGTACGGTTCGGGCCGTGAAGTGGGCATTGCGTTGGTCACCGATGCACGGATCAAGGCGGTCGGTTTTACTGGCTCGCGCAGTGGCGGTCTTGCACTCACCCAAGCGGCCCAGGCCAGGCCGGAGCCGATTGCGGTGTATGCGGAAATGAGCTCGATCAACCCGGTTTACCTGTTTCCTGCGGCGCTGGAGGCACGGTGTGAGGCGCTAGCCCAGGGTTTTGTCGCGTCGTTGACCCAAGGCGCGGGGCAGTTCTGTACCAACCCAGGCCTGGTA
The genomic region above belongs to Pseudomonas sp. S35 and contains:
- a CDS encoding dihydrodipicolinate synthase family protein, with amino-acid sequence MSDNIFTGCIPALMTPCTATRTPDFDALVAKGRELIEAGMSAVVYCGSMGDWPLLTEAERQEGVARLVAAGVPTIVGTGAVNSREAVAHAAHAAKVGAHGLMVIPRVLSRGASATAQKAHFSAILKAAPELPAVIYNSPYYGFATRAELFFDLRREHPNLIGFKEFGGGADLRYAAEHITSQDDSVTLMVGVDTQVVHGFVNCNATGAITGIGNALPREVLHLVALSKQAAKGDAKARRQARELEAALAVLSSFDEGCDLVLYYKHLMVLNGDKGYDLHFNETDVLSDAQRRYVQTQYALFRQWYANWSAEQNLD
- a CDS encoding aldehyde dehydrogenase (NADP(+)), which codes for MTLTGTMLIGQHSFCGNRDAIRAINPATDMPLEPAYAGGNAEHVAQACALAWAAFDGYRETSLEQRATFLETIAAQIEALGDALIDRAVAETGLPRPRIQGERGRTCGQLRSFARTVRAGEWLDVRVDTAQPQRAPLPRPDLRQRHIALGPVAVFGASNFPLAFSVAGGDTASALAAGCPVIVKAHSAHPGTSELVGQALTRAVRACGLPDGVFSLLYGSGREVGIALVTDARIKAVGFTGSRSGGLALTQAAQARPEPIAVYAEMSSINPVYLFPAALEARCEALAQGFVASLTQGAGQFCTNPGLVIALKGAALDGFIGVASDLLSRCPAQTMLTPGIFSAYETGVRALTQHARVVARGLAAQGPNQGQAHLFVTQADAFLANEQLQAEIFGAAALVVECADDQQVRAVCEHLEGQLTATLHLDEADLPSARALLPVLERKAGRLLVNGWPTGVEVCDAMVHGGPFPATSDARSTSVGTAAIQRFLRPVCYQDFPDALLPDALQQGNPLSLRRLLDGQREA